A window of Nicotiana sylvestris chromosome 8, ASM39365v2, whole genome shotgun sequence genomic DNA:
aaaagaaaaaatatatgcgGTGTGGTTGGTAGAATTTGGGCTGACCATTCTAATATCTTTTAGGCTACTAGATGTATTTGAAATTTTATGGCTACCAGATGATATAAGTTTGCAGCGAGTGGCTACAAATGTATTTTGCTCATAGAAAAATACAAATCCCATTTTTATGGGTTTAGGTAGCGACTCGTCCAACTATGGAGTTTGACGTGAAAATCCAATTCTTAATTGGATTTGATTCATAAGTCAttcattaatattttatatacataccttatataaataaatattaattatatatatatcatatatatatttcaatcaagagacaattttaattttatattccaaatagaaaacttcaacttgttcacaatattaattatatcttcTGTACtagcaaaaaatataattaatatttcatttggactaactaactaaatttatttgattaattaaattctttaatttaattaacaaataataaagtaattaatcctttagcaaagatcagaacactcgttagtgtgcgaccccataggttcaatactaaaccggtagtaaattaaccacatcaatatactaatcaagggtggcgtctagcaacactccttaacgaccggatagcatgaagtatacaatttactctcaagaaccagtagaagaataatgtagtaattccttctgtccttataactctggatcaccctaggatatggttcaactgtcaaatcctaataggcgaccaactatgtgttcatgtcaaatataatcgaccattgaatgacctaagaaactcctttcttctttcattcaattgccctggccaaggtcttaattttgtcgtttataattcatgacaacatggagcttaaactcattaccaagagttgacagattccatcttgatcaatcactaattttacaagtatttaatcgtactcaatatcctttcaactatcgccctagggccataagtgtctggtatcaaagcacaataaataacttatcaattactatgacgatctcagatcaaaggaaacggttacatcacattcttcaagagaatatcctattgacagtatggtaattctaaccattaggaattatccaatgagtcggttcaatgatcatatctctatatgcatcatctatctatgtgatttagttaatgagatcaactagtctttatcccataaagacgatcacataaatattgatctaaccggattactaatgtccaaattaataatcctacgatcaagaacaaatttagattaaattgtaagaaattttgctctcattatcatgatctctatcacgatgacaaatctcaaaatttaatcaaggaccttatcaaattaatcaaacaattaataataattataaaaaattctTATTTAGGATGGAGGAATCTCACTCGTCTCACTCTACCTCTTAGTGCTAAAGCCTTCCAATATAGATGTAACATGCAAACTAATTATAAATCAGAGGGCAGTGTGAGTTCCCCCTCTTTGAAGTTTTTTCACTTTTAGCCCatgccagaaactatttatatttggtagttgaaagtgtataaaatttgtataatttttgtataaaacatacaatatatatatacaaaaaaatatatattttttcggctattattttgagagcggctatacaatgtcattttcccTATTATTTAAGCTTGTTCTAACAACTATTTACACCTGAAACGATATAAATCACTTTTTTGGGCGTTTCTCCCCTCTAGGTGCCTGGCCTTTCCACCTTTTCCATATATGAGAGAATCAGAGAACTAATTGTGTTCGTCCTAATTTgattgtaattttatttaaattaattacaATATACTTTTTTGTAGGTGCCATAATGCCGTGAAAGATATAAAACTTATTTTGAACATAATAAATTAAATATGAAATATTCTTAAACATGATGAACCTTAGTTAAGTAGCTTGGACAGTCGTTCCTATTATTAATATATAGAATAAATTTCCAGAATTTCACATAAAGTCATAAATAAACATATAATACAACATCAATTTCTCACCATCAACACTTATAATATAGTGGTATCATGGGAGTCTCTCACATAATAAATGTAGGTTCAATTCTCATTGTCGCTCttcctctttcccttttccttttccacTTCTCCTACCCAGTAATTTTGGTCCAAACTGCATATTTGGTCAGGATTGTGTTAATGGACTTATACGGATTGAGGTGACATGAAATCAATGGGGGTAAGTATGATGAGTTTGTAAAGTTATTAATTTAGAATTCAGTAACTtagttaaaatattatgaatttCGAACTCATAATCTTCAAATCATACCTCCGCCTCTAATACATATCAAAATCCATTATCCATATATTGGTGGTCCTTGTGTTAGCTTGTCTGCACCTCGAGAATTCATCAATATAAGTATTTAATAATTTTGTCCATTAAAACTTAGACCGATAAAAGAAATCACCTAATATTTTATGTGCCCGATGACATGGAATCCTATCAAATTAAAATCCATATTTTTACCTTTCAGATCATgcatggaaaaagaaaaaaagacaacCTTTGAATACCCTTGTAAACTTCACTGGTTATTGACGGAGGAGGTAAATTGGAAATTGAAGaatataatattaataatataGCATGAAGCTGATTGTTAAAATTAGACAGcttcaaaaatataataatactaGTACATAAACCCAAACTCTCATACTTAATTCATGTAAATATGTAACATATGATTATCGGATATATACTTTGTAAATTAACTAGGTCAAGGATAACCACTATTAACTAATTAAATTAACAGCCCTTAAACAAAAGATGGACTTTTTCACTTTTAGCCTGCGTCAGAAACTATGTACATTGGtagccgaaaaaatatataaaatttgtataatttttgtatataacatacataatgtatgtatacaaaaaatatattttttctactattattttgagagcggctatacagtgtcattttttcCACAAAAGAGTACAACCACGATAATCCATAAGGCAAACTCTCAAACTAATCTCTATAAACAAACTTAATTTCCCACTAAAATCCATGTTTCTCTCTACTTATGGTTTGATCTCAGTGTCATCCCATAGTCTATTGAGATCATCCAATGCCTCAATGTCGTTCCAATTCCAATAACTTTGCATATTTTCTATCATTAGACTACTTGTTCCTGGACCTTGCCACGTAATAGTTGACTCCTCCATAGTACTATCAAGATTTTCCATGTAATTATAAATATTTGAAGATTGATTCGTAGATGTGTGAATAGAACATGGAATTTTGTCAAAGGACAAAGAAAGTAGCATATTTTCATCTTGAGGAGCACCTGTAAATATGTTACTCGCTATGTTGTCTGGACTCTTTAAAAGTGTTGCAGAGTGTGTGTCGGATCTTTCGAAAGTAATGTATTTTTTCAGGGTCTGACATGAGTGCGACTGTATTTTTGAAGGATTCGAACAACATAGGTTATTGGTGATTGTATCATGTGGTAGTGAAGATGAAGGGAGATTTAGCTCATGATACAAATTATCAAATACATTTTTCTCTTCATCCTCAACAACTAATATTTGAGAATTACTCTTTTCTCTTGTGATCTTGAGCCGTTTATTTTTCCGGCCGCCGCCAACGGGGACGTTACGAAGAACGCCACCTTCAGTCCAATGCCTTTTACAGCCTTTACAAAAATGGCGAGGCTGTGATTTGTTGTAATTGTTGTAGTAGCAAAATTTTGTATTGGCTGATTCACATCTTGGACACTTCAAAGGCTCAGGTTTAGTAGTACTAGTCTGCCCCATAATTAATATCTACAAATATTAACCTGAAGAAAAATGAGTGTTATATTTTTTGTTTGGGAGAAGTGGTGTGGTGTGGAGAAGATATATGAGCTAGGTTGGTCAAGGTTAGGAGTGGCAAACGGGTCGGatcgggtcggatatggttcgggtcgaaaacgggtaacaaaaaaatggataaattatccgacccaaTCCATATTTAAAACGGATAAAAAACGTTTTAAAAAACGGGTTACCCatatggataatatgggtaaccatattattCATGACTTCttaaatatgatcacttttgggagaatttttagctagcgtttggccatagattccaaatttgttttgaaaaatttgatttgggtgaagtttggtttgaagatgaaaatgtgtttggacatatattttcaaaacatattttccaactttattttggaaaaacatgtaTATAATTCCCAAGTTTTGGGATTTTGGCCCAAAATTAGCAATTGGGGTGATTTTGGAATTTGGGGTTTGGGATTTTGCCAAAATGTGGGCAAAATTTTTGGCCAAAcatgagttttgaaaataaatttcaaatttattttggcaaaactCTTGGCCAAACGGGGCCTTAGTCTCCCTATCTTGAGGAACCCCCAagttgaggctttacaaatataaaagttagacTCATTCGTTATCCATTTtataaatggataatatggttcttattcatatttgacccgttttttaaaagttcattatccaacctattttttagtgaataatatgggtggttaactattTTATTTTAACCATTCTGCCACCCCTAGTCAAGGTCAAGTTCTATGAAAATTCTTAATTAGGAAGGTGATGAGAAATAAGAATCTCTTCTCAtattctttctttatttctgtgaGTATATTTTTGTAGAGAGATTTAGCTTATATACACTAGGAAACTTTAATTTACATTCAATATATTTTGAGTTTAAATTATATGCACTCACGATATATAACTCGTACCAGTGTGAGGCTAGACTGATAGGATTTAATCTTAAACTGCTAGTGGTCAATGTTGTGTTTACACTACTTTTCTATTTTCATAGTGTCGGGCCTTTTTTATTGATTATTATTTTTGCTTTCCATCTATCTACTAGTTCTTgtgatgttattatttctatgaTTTTTTGTTGATGATACtgatatattgtctcttttcgtcttcttgagtcaagggtctatcggaaacagcctctttaCCCTCTCGGGGTAgaagtaaggtctgcgtacacactaccctccctagactcCACATGTGGGATTTTACTAGGTCATTGTTGTTGATATATAAAATGTTTATATAATTAGTAGCCATTATTTAGCTGTGATTttaaaattagcttattttgataagtatttttttcaaaattactttttaaaaaagtacttttggtgagaagcagtttgtgtttggctaatcaacTTCAGAAGCACTTTTGTGCAGCAATTTGTGTTTAGCAAAGCTTTTAAAAAGTGCTTATAaatgtattttttttcaaaatacttTTAGGGAGAAGCTGTTTTTTTTGTGCTTCTCAAAAACTGCTTCTACTTctactcaaaaacacttttttctttctaaaaaccTGGTCAAATACCTTATCTTTGAAAAAAAGcagttttgattaaaaaaaatCACCAAAAATAATCACAGCCAaaaaactgtttaataataaaaattctaATAAGAAATATTTGAACTAAAAATCATGACACACAAAGAACTAATAAAAGAAAACTCGTGAAACAACGGTTTAAATTGTCAAATCTCAATAGCCAGTAGTGTCACACTCACACCTTAAGTCGAAAACTATGGGAAGCGCGCAGGCAAAGTCGGAATTTAATTTTATCGGTTCTGAATTTTAAAACGAAAttctaattttaatatttttatatttaataattttcttaATACAAAATCCGCATCTGAGCTTCTACCTATGCCCCGGAAACGGATGTGGAAGAATGTGAGCCGTGGATAGTGCGGACTTATATTGGGCGAGTAAGAATAAGATCTCCCATATGGTATATTGTACAAACCATCCATGTTTGACATATGGAGTCAATTGAAAGAGTAATGGGGCCAATaagcaattaaaaaaaaaattaggggACAAACAAACACCAAAGAAGAGGATGCTTACAAAGCGTACCCCTAAGGTCTCTTAATTCTTTATGTAGCCCCACATGTTTGTATTTTTGTCCCTTTGGTACCATTATTTTGAAAAGTGAAGGGAATGGTCGGTGTTCTCATGTGAAATGCTATAGCTATTGAAGGGTAAAGTATGATATGTCAAGTTGGATAAAGTGATATTATGCTTCCATATATAGGGTGAAAAATAGTTGTCAACAACGTGGTTCGTAGTAGGGGTATCAATGGTTCGTTTCggtcggttattttataaaatttgtaccataccaatttttcggttattctattatgtataatcaaaattagatttttcgaaaccgtcccaatcatgtcggtttctcttcggtatcggtacggttcggttaattttcggtatttttttaatatcatgtaaaattcaccagtagaagtagaattgcaataacgtacgttcttttataggacttagcaaaactctctagacatttttactgtttaaagggtgatgaattaaaaaaaaaagaaatatggctagagtatagatccatca
This region includes:
- the LOC104246196 gene encoding uncharacterized protein, yielding MGQTSTTKPEPLKCPRCESANTKFCYYNNYNKSQPRHFCKGCKRHWTEGGVLRNVPVGGGRKNKRLKITREKSNSQILVVEDEEKNVFDNLYHELNLPSSSLPHDTITNNLCCSNPSKIQSHSCQTLKKYITFERSDTHSATLLKSPDNIASNIFTGAPQDENMLLSLSFDKIPCSIHTSTNQSSNIYNYMENLDSTMEESTITWQGPGTSSLMIENMQSYWNWNDIEALDDLNRLWDDTEIKP